The Stigmatopora argus isolate UIUO_Sarg chromosome 16, RoL_Sarg_1.0, whole genome shotgun sequence genome has a window encoding:
- the dmgdh gene encoding dimethylglycine dehydrogenase, mitochondrial isoform X1, with translation MSARVFKLGKVRLPSGRHLGPLALLRATRTFGCATTKRQEQSDASSVLGKRWKDTAETVVIGGGCVGASVAYHLAKSGMKDVVLLEKSELTAGSTWHAAGLTTYYHPGINLKKVHYDSIKLYEQLEAETGQAVGFHQPGSVRIASTAARVDEMRYQMTRTHWHVTEQYMIGPEKILELFPLLNIDKVLAGLYTPGDGHIDPYSLTMALAAGARMYGAQIYNPAPVVELTPTSDGKWDVRTPHGTIRANRLVNATGFWAREVGKLIGFEHPTIPVHHQYVVTATVPEVKALKKELAVIRDLEASYYLRQERDGLLFGPYEKMDKMVLQDSWVRDGVPPGFGKELFESDLDRIMEHVEMAMEMVPVLKKADIINIVSGPITYTPDLLPMVGPHQGVPNYWTAIGFGYGVIHAGGVGKFLSDWIRNGEPPYDLIECDPNRYAKWVDVPFLCAKARESYGFNNVVGYPKEERFAGRPTHRKSGVYDLLRDKASMGFHSGWEQPHWFYKAGDETGYKPSFRRTNWFGPAGRECKLVMEKVGVIDLTPFGKFTVGGKDSLKLLDRLFANNMPKVGQTNISHMLTPTGRVYAEVTITQLTPGEFLLITGSGSELHDLRWIEREAAMGGYDVDIANVTEEMGVLGIAGPNSRKVLQKLTQEDISHSAFKFLQCKRIQLAGVSLRAIRISYTGELGWELYIEQKDMATVYQAIMEAGKEEGIDNFGTYAMASLRLEKGFRGWGAEMNCDTNPLEAGLDYFIKLNKSADFIGKAALQEIKAKGLERKLSYLAVETDDIDPEGNETVWHDGKVVGNTTSGAYSYSAQHSLAFAYLPVGLSSVGQTVEVELLGKKYPAAVIQEPLMLTEPTRTRLQNKAKSKA, from the exons ATGTCTGCTCGCGTGTTCAAGCTGGGCAAGGTACGCCTGCCGTCCGGGAGGCATTTGGGCCCGCTCGCTCTCCTTCGGGCAACACGGACATTCGGCTGCGCCACGACAAAGCGGCAGGAGCAAAG TGACGCATCCTCCGTTTTGGGCAAACGATGGAAGGACACGGCCGAGACGGTGGTCATCGGAGGGGGTTGCGTGGGTGCCAGCGTGGCCTACCACCTGGCCAAAAGCGGCATGAAGGACGTGGTGCTGCTGGAGAAGTCGGAACTGACCGCCGGATCCACTTGGCACGCG GCTGGCTTAACGACATATTACCATCCTGGCATTAACCTGAAAAAAGTCCACTATGACAGCATTAAACTGTACGAGCAGCTGGAAGCAGAGACCGGACAG GCGGTGGGCTTCCACCAGCCGGGCAGCGTCCGGATTGCCTCCACCGCTGCCCGCGTGGACGAGATGAGGTACCAGATGACTCGCACCCACTGGCACGTGACGGAGCAGTACATGATCGGGCCCGAGAAGATCCTGGAGTTGTTTCCTCTCCTCAACATAGACAAG GTCTTGGCTGGACTGTACACACCGGGAGATGGCCACATCGACCCGTACTCTCTGACCATGGCGTTGGCAGCGGGCGCTCGCATGTACGGCGCCCAGATTTACAACCCGGCCCCGGTCGTGGAACTCACACCCACATCTGACGGCAAATGGGATGTGCGGACGCCTCACGGCACCATCAGGGCTAATCGTCTCGTCAATGCCACAG GTTTCTGGGCCCGTGAGGTGGGGAAATTAATTGGCTTCGAACATCCCACCATCCCGGTCCACCACCAGTACGTGGTCACGGCGACCGTTCCGGAGGTGAAAGCCCTGAAAAAGGAGCTGGCGGTCATCCGAGACCTAGAGGCCTCTTACTACCTGCGCCAGGAAAGAGACGGCCTTCTGTTTGGGCCCTACGAAAAGATGGACAAGATGGTGCTGCAAGACTCTTGGGTTCGAGACGGCGTACCCCCAG GTTTCGGCAAGGAGCTGTTTGAATCGGATCTGGATCGGATCATGGAGCACGTGGAGATGGCCATGGAGATGGTCCCCGTGCTAAAGAAAGCCGACATTATCAACATTGTGTCTGGCCCCATCACGTACACCCCCGACCTGCTGCCCATGGTTGGACCGCATCAAGGGGTTCCCAATTACTGGACGGCCATCGGATTCGG ATACGGAGTCATCCATGCTGGCGGCGTCGGCAAGTTCCTGAGCGACTGGATTAGAAACGGCGAGCCTCCTTACGACCTGATTGAGTGCGACCCCAACCGTTATGCCAAGTGGGTCGACGTGCCCTTCCTCTGTGCCAAAGCCAGAGAATCCTATGGCTTTAATAACGTGG TCGGCTACCCCAAGGAAGAGCGCTTTGCCGGACGACCGACCCACCGGAAGAGCGGCGTTTACGATCTCCTTCGGGACAAAGCCTCCATGGGCTTCCACTCCGGCTGGGAACAACCGCATTGGTTCTACAAAGCGGGAGATGAAACCGGATACAA GCCCAGTTTCAGGCGCACCAACTGGTTCGGGCCGGCCGGTCGAGAGTGCAAACTGGTGATGGAAAAAGTGGGGGTCATAGACCTGACCCCTTTCGGCAAGTTCACCGTGGGAGGCAAAGACTCGCTCAAGTTACTGGACCGCCTGTTTGCTAACAACATGCCCAAG GTGGGCCAGACCAACATCAGCCATATGTTGACACCCACTGGAAGAGTCTATGCCGAGGTCACAATCACCCAGTTAACACCAGGAGAGTTTTTGCTCATTACTGGCTCAGGATCGGAGCTTCATGACCTCAG GTGGATCGAAAGAGAAGCGGCCATGGGCGGCTACGATGTTGACATCGCCAACGTGACGGAGGAAATGGGCGTGCTGGGAATTGCCGGGCCAAATTCCCGGAAAGTCCTTCAGAAGCTCACTCAAGAAGACATAAGCCATTCGGCCTTTAAATTTCTCCAGTGCAAGCGGATCCAATTGGCCGGCGTTTCGCTACGGGCCATCAGGATCTCCTACACAG GCGAATTGGGATGGGAGTTGTACATTGAGCAGAAGGACATGGCGACAGTGTACCAGGCCATAATGGAAGCGGGAAAAGAGGAAGGCATCGACAACTTTGGCACCTATGCCATGGCCTCCCTCCGCTTGGAGAAGGGCTTCAGGGGATGGGGAGCTGAG ATGAACTGTGACACCAACCCACTGGAAGCAGGTTTAGACTATTTCATCAAACTCAACAAGTCGGCCGATTTCATCGGCAAGGCGGCACTGCAGGAGATAAAAGCCAAGGGCTTGGAGAGGAAGTTGTCCTACTTGGCGGTGGAGACGGACGACATCGACCCCGAGGGCAACGAGACGGTGTGGCACGACGGCAAG GTTGTGGGCAATACCACGTCAGGAGCCTATAGCTACAGCGCCCAGCACAGCCTGGCGTTCGCCTACCTCCCCGTAGGCTTGTCCTCAGTGGGCCAAACGGTGGAGGTGGAGTTGCTGGGGAAGAAATACCCGGCCGCAGTCATCCAGGAGCCCCTGATGCTTACAGAACCCACCCGGACGCGCCTGCAGAACAAAGCCAAAAGCAAAGCTTAG
- the dmgdh gene encoding dimethylglycine dehydrogenase, mitochondrial isoform X2, producing MKDVVLLEKSELTAGSTWHAAGLTTYYHPGINLKKVHYDSIKLYEQLEAETGQAVGFHQPGSVRIASTAARVDEMRYQMTRTHWHVTEQYMIGPEKILELFPLLNIDKVLAGLYTPGDGHIDPYSLTMALAAGARMYGAQIYNPAPVVELTPTSDGKWDVRTPHGTIRANRLVNATGFWAREVGKLIGFEHPTIPVHHQYVVTATVPEVKALKKELAVIRDLEASYYLRQERDGLLFGPYEKMDKMVLQDSWVRDGVPPGFGKELFESDLDRIMEHVEMAMEMVPVLKKADIINIVSGPITYTPDLLPMVGPHQGVPNYWTAIGFGYGVIHAGGVGKFLSDWIRNGEPPYDLIECDPNRYAKWVDVPFLCAKARESYGFNNVVGYPKEERFAGRPTHRKSGVYDLLRDKASMGFHSGWEQPHWFYKAGDETGYKPSFRRTNWFGPAGRECKLVMEKVGVIDLTPFGKFTVGGKDSLKLLDRLFANNMPKVGQTNISHMLTPTGRVYAEVTITQLTPGEFLLITGSGSELHDLRWIEREAAMGGYDVDIANVTEEMGVLGIAGPNSRKVLQKLTQEDISHSAFKFLQCKRIQLAGVSLRAIRISYTGELGWELYIEQKDMATVYQAIMEAGKEEGIDNFGTYAMASLRLEKGFRGWGAEMNCDTNPLEAGLDYFIKLNKSADFIGKAALQEIKAKGLERKLSYLAVETDDIDPEGNETVWHDGKVVGNTTSGAYSYSAQHSLAFAYLPVGLSSVGQTVEVELLGKKYPAAVIQEPLMLTEPTRTRLQNKAKSKA from the exons ATGAAGGACGTGGTGCTGCTGGAGAAGTCGGAACTGACCGCCGGATCCACTTGGCACGCG GCTGGCTTAACGACATATTACCATCCTGGCATTAACCTGAAAAAAGTCCACTATGACAGCATTAAACTGTACGAGCAGCTGGAAGCAGAGACCGGACAG GCGGTGGGCTTCCACCAGCCGGGCAGCGTCCGGATTGCCTCCACCGCTGCCCGCGTGGACGAGATGAGGTACCAGATGACTCGCACCCACTGGCACGTGACGGAGCAGTACATGATCGGGCCCGAGAAGATCCTGGAGTTGTTTCCTCTCCTCAACATAGACAAG GTCTTGGCTGGACTGTACACACCGGGAGATGGCCACATCGACCCGTACTCTCTGACCATGGCGTTGGCAGCGGGCGCTCGCATGTACGGCGCCCAGATTTACAACCCGGCCCCGGTCGTGGAACTCACACCCACATCTGACGGCAAATGGGATGTGCGGACGCCTCACGGCACCATCAGGGCTAATCGTCTCGTCAATGCCACAG GTTTCTGGGCCCGTGAGGTGGGGAAATTAATTGGCTTCGAACATCCCACCATCCCGGTCCACCACCAGTACGTGGTCACGGCGACCGTTCCGGAGGTGAAAGCCCTGAAAAAGGAGCTGGCGGTCATCCGAGACCTAGAGGCCTCTTACTACCTGCGCCAGGAAAGAGACGGCCTTCTGTTTGGGCCCTACGAAAAGATGGACAAGATGGTGCTGCAAGACTCTTGGGTTCGAGACGGCGTACCCCCAG GTTTCGGCAAGGAGCTGTTTGAATCGGATCTGGATCGGATCATGGAGCACGTGGAGATGGCCATGGAGATGGTCCCCGTGCTAAAGAAAGCCGACATTATCAACATTGTGTCTGGCCCCATCACGTACACCCCCGACCTGCTGCCCATGGTTGGACCGCATCAAGGGGTTCCCAATTACTGGACGGCCATCGGATTCGG ATACGGAGTCATCCATGCTGGCGGCGTCGGCAAGTTCCTGAGCGACTGGATTAGAAACGGCGAGCCTCCTTACGACCTGATTGAGTGCGACCCCAACCGTTATGCCAAGTGGGTCGACGTGCCCTTCCTCTGTGCCAAAGCCAGAGAATCCTATGGCTTTAATAACGTGG TCGGCTACCCCAAGGAAGAGCGCTTTGCCGGACGACCGACCCACCGGAAGAGCGGCGTTTACGATCTCCTTCGGGACAAAGCCTCCATGGGCTTCCACTCCGGCTGGGAACAACCGCATTGGTTCTACAAAGCGGGAGATGAAACCGGATACAA GCCCAGTTTCAGGCGCACCAACTGGTTCGGGCCGGCCGGTCGAGAGTGCAAACTGGTGATGGAAAAAGTGGGGGTCATAGACCTGACCCCTTTCGGCAAGTTCACCGTGGGAGGCAAAGACTCGCTCAAGTTACTGGACCGCCTGTTTGCTAACAACATGCCCAAG GTGGGCCAGACCAACATCAGCCATATGTTGACACCCACTGGAAGAGTCTATGCCGAGGTCACAATCACCCAGTTAACACCAGGAGAGTTTTTGCTCATTACTGGCTCAGGATCGGAGCTTCATGACCTCAG GTGGATCGAAAGAGAAGCGGCCATGGGCGGCTACGATGTTGACATCGCCAACGTGACGGAGGAAATGGGCGTGCTGGGAATTGCCGGGCCAAATTCCCGGAAAGTCCTTCAGAAGCTCACTCAAGAAGACATAAGCCATTCGGCCTTTAAATTTCTCCAGTGCAAGCGGATCCAATTGGCCGGCGTTTCGCTACGGGCCATCAGGATCTCCTACACAG GCGAATTGGGATGGGAGTTGTACATTGAGCAGAAGGACATGGCGACAGTGTACCAGGCCATAATGGAAGCGGGAAAAGAGGAAGGCATCGACAACTTTGGCACCTATGCCATGGCCTCCCTCCGCTTGGAGAAGGGCTTCAGGGGATGGGGAGCTGAG ATGAACTGTGACACCAACCCACTGGAAGCAGGTTTAGACTATTTCATCAAACTCAACAAGTCGGCCGATTTCATCGGCAAGGCGGCACTGCAGGAGATAAAAGCCAAGGGCTTGGAGAGGAAGTTGTCCTACTTGGCGGTGGAGACGGACGACATCGACCCCGAGGGCAACGAGACGGTGTGGCACGACGGCAAG GTTGTGGGCAATACCACGTCAGGAGCCTATAGCTACAGCGCCCAGCACAGCCTGGCGTTCGCCTACCTCCCCGTAGGCTTGTCCTCAGTGGGCCAAACGGTGGAGGTGGAGTTGCTGGGGAAGAAATACCCGGCCGCAGTCATCCAGGAGCCCCTGATGCTTACAGAACCCACCCGGACGCGCCTGCAGAACAAAGCCAAAAGCAAAGCTTAG